The Alphaproteobacteria bacterium genome has a window encoding:
- a CDS encoding TldD/PmbA family protein, translating into MTNRSDILLDLIKETKKHGADHVDTLLIDTTALNYSQRLGQQEQLERSESNEIGLRVFIGKKQSIVSSTDFSSSSLKNLIDRAISMAKSVPDDPFSRIANLDEITSSVPDLQIYDPDEPSIEDLIQKANEFENAARSVPGITNSEGANAAWQKTEIYQATSNNFMNSYKTTRHYFGGSVIAQSDQGMERDYEFSSAIYAKDLANPSLIGQLAGEKTVKRLNPKKPQTTKLPVVFHPREGRQLLGHFASAINGAAISLGTSFLKDKMGQSVFPKTITIIDDPHRIKGLRSVPFDSEGIAAKKTSIIDQGILTTWLLDLNTAQKLNLKSTGHAKRGPSSLPHPSASNLYIAPDTLSVTDLLKDIKEGLYVTDLIGHGINLVTGDYSIGAVGFWIKDGIITYPVSELTIASNLKDMFANLTVANDLEFQYGIDVPTLRIESMTIAGQ; encoded by the coding sequence ATGACTAATCGTTCGGATATTTTATTAGATTTAATTAAAGAAACAAAGAAACATGGGGCGGATCATGTAGATACTTTGCTTATTGATACGACCGCCCTTAATTATAGTCAAAGATTAGGTCAACAAGAACAACTAGAAAGATCAGAAAGCAATGAAATTGGTCTAAGAGTATTTATTGGCAAAAAACAATCTATTGTTTCAAGTACAGATTTTTCTTCATCTTCTTTGAAAAATTTAATTGATCGTGCAATATCAATGGCCAAATCTGTACCAGATGATCCGTTTTCTAGAATTGCCAATCTAGATGAAATAACGTCATCCGTGCCAGATTTACAGATTTATGATCCTGATGAACCTTCAATAGAAGATCTTATACAAAAAGCAAATGAGTTTGAAAATGCTGCCCGTTCTGTTCCTGGAATAACAAATTCTGAAGGGGCTAATGCAGCATGGCAAAAAACAGAAATTTATCAAGCTACCAGCAATAATTTTATGAATTCTTACAAAACCACACGTCATTATTTTGGTGGATCTGTAATTGCCCAAAGTGATCAGGGTATGGAAAGAGATTATGAATTTTCTTCTGCTATTTATGCCAAAGATTTGGCAAACCCAAGTTTAATAGGACAATTAGCAGGTGAAAAAACTGTTAAAAGATTAAATCCAAAAAAACCACAAACCACAAAATTACCAGTTGTTTTTCATCCTCGTGAAGGACGACAATTATTAGGACATTTTGCGTCAGCAATTAATGGGGCTGCTATTTCTTTAGGAACCAGTTTTTTAAAAGATAAAATGGGTCAATCTGTTTTCCCAAAAACAATTACTATCATTGATGATCCCCATAGAATTAAAGGGTTACGTTCTGTCCCCTTTGATTCTGAAGGTATTGCTGCAAAAAAAACATCAATAATTGACCAAGGAATTTTGACAACATGGCTGCTAGATCTTAACACTGCGCAAAAACTTAATCTTAAAAGTACAGGTCATGCGAAACGTGGACCTTCATCCCTTCCCCATCCTTCTGCAAGCAATCTTTATATCGCACCAGATACATTATCGGTTACAGATTTGCTAAAAGATATTAAAGAAGGATTATATGTGACAGATTTAATTGGCCATGGGATTAATTTAGTGACAGGGGATTACAGTATTGGTGCTGTTGGGTTTTGGATTAAAGATGGCATTATAACCTATCCTGTTAGCGAATTAACGATCGCAAGCAATTTAAAAGACATGTTTGCAAATTTGACCGTTGCTAATGATTTGGAATTTCAATATGGCATTGATGTTCCAACCTTACGAATTGAATCGATGACCATCGCTGGACAATAA